In the Kribbella sp. NBC_00482 genome, one interval contains:
- a CDS encoding prephenate dehydratase — MDGPIAYQGEPGANSAMACTDMFPEREQLPCTTFEDALEAVSSGRAGLAMIPVDNSIAGRVADIHHLLPESGLHIVGEYFLPIHFQLLGVPGTSLSQIRTVRSHVHALGQCRKIIREHGWSTVVADDTAGAAREVSELGDPTVASLSPRAAAGLYGLETLASDVEDEHHNTTRFLVLSREPEVPPVGSGPVITSFVYRVRNVSAALYKALGGFATNSVNMTKLESYQLGGMFFATQFYADIEGHPEDPNVALALEELAFFSVEVRILGVYPANDFRTQIAEPAANRALRPHH; from the coding sequence GTGGACGGACCGATCGCTTATCAGGGTGAGCCAGGCGCCAACTCGGCGATGGCGTGCACCGACATGTTCCCGGAGCGCGAGCAGCTGCCCTGCACGACGTTCGAGGACGCGCTCGAGGCGGTCAGCAGCGGACGTGCCGGACTCGCGATGATCCCGGTGGACAACTCGATCGCCGGCCGGGTCGCGGACATCCACCACCTGCTGCCGGAGTCCGGGCTGCACATCGTCGGTGAGTACTTCCTGCCGATCCACTTCCAGCTGCTGGGTGTTCCCGGTACGTCGCTCTCCCAGATCCGGACTGTTCGGAGCCACGTGCACGCGCTCGGGCAGTGCCGGAAGATCATCCGTGAGCACGGGTGGTCGACGGTCGTTGCCGACGACACCGCGGGTGCTGCGCGGGAGGTGTCGGAGCTCGGCGATCCGACCGTCGCGTCCCTGTCCCCGCGGGCCGCGGCCGGGCTGTACGGGCTCGAGACGCTGGCCTCCGATGTCGAGGACGAGCACCACAACACGACCCGCTTCCTGGTCCTGTCCCGCGAGCCCGAGGTCCCGCCGGTCGGGTCCGGGCCGGTCATCACGTCATTCGTGTACCGCGTCCGGAACGTGTCCGCCGCGCTGTACAAGGCCCTCGGCGGCTTCGCGACCAACAGCGTCAACATGACCAAGCTGGAGTCGTACCAGCTGGGCGGCATGTTCTTCGCCACCCAGTTCTACGCCGACATCGAAGGCCACCCCGAAGACCCGAACGTAGCCCTGGCCCTCGAAGAACTCGCCTTCTTCTCCGTAGAGGTCCGCATCCTAGGCGTCTACCCCGCCAACGACTTCCGCACCCAAATAGCCGAACCCGCCGCCAACCGAGCCCTCCGCCCCCACCACTAG
- a CDS encoding lysophospholipid acyltransferase family protein, which yields MTEPAQSPRREPDPAVVDAGDGDGKGIYWVLKNVVVGPPVRRIFRPNVVGAENIPETGAAIIASNHLSYSDWIFMPLVLRRRVTFVAKSDYFTGAGIKGRFQRGFFKGTGQVPIDRSGGSASEGAMRAGMKVLERGELFGIYPEGTRSHDGRLYKGRTGVARLALEAKVPVIPCGVIGTDVVAPPGKIVASFASPTVKFGEPLDFSRYEGMESDRLILRAVTDEIMYKIMELSGQEYLDMYATKAKALEGRAVTGTPDKVRKSDT from the coding sequence ATGACGGAACCGGCACAGTCGCCGCGGCGGGAGCCGGACCCTGCGGTCGTTGATGCCGGCGACGGCGACGGCAAGGGCATCTACTGGGTGCTCAAGAACGTGGTCGTCGGACCGCCGGTACGGCGGATCTTCCGGCCGAACGTGGTCGGCGCCGAGAACATCCCGGAGACCGGCGCCGCGATCATCGCCAGCAACCACCTCTCGTACTCCGACTGGATCTTCATGCCGCTGGTGCTGCGGCGGCGCGTCACGTTCGTGGCGAAGTCCGACTACTTCACCGGGGCCGGGATCAAGGGCCGGTTCCAGCGCGGGTTCTTCAAGGGCACCGGCCAGGTGCCGATCGACCGGTCCGGCGGGTCGGCGTCCGAGGGCGCGATGCGGGCCGGGATGAAGGTGCTCGAGCGCGGCGAGCTGTTCGGGATCTACCCGGAGGGCACCCGCTCGCACGACGGGCGGCTGTACAAGGGCCGGACCGGCGTCGCGCGGCTGGCGCTCGAGGCCAAGGTGCCGGTGATCCCGTGCGGCGTGATCGGGACCGACGTGGTCGCCCCGCCCGGGAAGATCGTCGCGTCGTTCGCCTCGCCGACGGTGAAGTTCGGTGAGCCGCTGGACTTCTCCCGGTACGAGGGCATGGAGAGCGACCGGCTGATCCTGCGGGCGGTCACCGACGAGATCATGTACAAGATCATGGAGCTGTCCGGGCAGGAATACCTCGACATGTACGCCACCAAGGCGAAGGCGCTCGAGGGCCGCGCGGTCACCGGGACACCGGACAAGGTCCGTAAGTCGGACACCTGA
- a CDS encoding M64 family metallopeptidase: MRTKLLIAVLALLAGVLVTLPARAAAPEATVVPIQVTGPAESRFNLVVMGDGYTAADLPKFREQLDKHLNILWSIEPFKSYRNYVNVYAVEIASPESGVDCDPGLTDPKRDTPLQMGFWGGCNPSSVQRLLTVSQAAATQYADLVPGTTSANRQILAIGNSDTYGGAGGTYATASGGNALSALITPHELGHSLGGLQDEYDYYARGERGAPYVGPEPSSIHHTLLTEQQMLEQQKKWWRWLGEKSESGGTIGRYEGGMYAGSGVWRPSAHSMMKALGYYFDQPSRERMTQRLSAKANLFQDSTPAGPVAADQVVWLQTLHPVDHELDVTWSVDGTAIPTANARSVDLSTLDLAPGQHTLTARIVDNTAFIRDPAVRPTAIRLWTIQPSAIAPQSMAPAFTGSTSTEHPVSADEVVYAETAQSTGAIVWKVDGRIVDNPGNDRDLALAPLKLTGRHTLTAQTGSETLMWTVDGVQPVVTSTLSKPLLTVQKPSGPEYIYNDAFTMGLAATDDSTGYVVPEFRVDGDGWYNYYGWPTDASAPFRFTAEGTAIDQLVYGKLGVPRIVPWDDVPPGYGRHQVEYRAIDATGNIGDPRRFAVTLLHPAPACTTTLTGTHHGPLYLSKGVTCLTNATVNGPVQVAAGASLVATDSRVNGPVRADRAADLHLLRSTIAGPVSASGLTRSLVAVGSTIQGPLSVTSSRTTDPVTLAGNTVNGPLTCSANTPAPTNLQAPNRVSGPRSGQCAKL; encoded by the coding sequence ATGCGTACGAAGCTCCTGATCGCAGTCCTAGCACTGCTAGCGGGCGTCCTGGTGACCCTGCCGGCGAGAGCAGCCGCCCCTGAGGCGACCGTCGTACCGATCCAGGTCACCGGGCCGGCGGAGTCGCGGTTCAACCTGGTGGTGATGGGCGACGGCTACACGGCGGCCGACCTGCCGAAGTTCCGCGAGCAGCTCGACAAGCACCTGAACATCCTCTGGAGCATCGAGCCGTTCAAGTCGTACCGGAACTACGTCAACGTGTACGCCGTCGAGATCGCGTCCCCCGAGTCCGGCGTCGACTGCGACCCCGGTCTGACCGACCCGAAGCGCGACACCCCGCTGCAGATGGGCTTCTGGGGAGGGTGCAACCCGAGCAGCGTCCAGCGCCTGCTGACGGTCAGCCAGGCGGCTGCGACGCAGTACGCCGACCTCGTCCCGGGGACCACGAGCGCCAACCGCCAGATCCTTGCTATCGGCAACAGCGACACGTACGGCGGAGCCGGCGGAACGTACGCCACGGCGTCCGGGGGCAACGCGCTCTCGGCCCTGATCACGCCGCACGAGCTCGGGCACTCGCTCGGTGGGCTGCAGGACGAGTACGACTACTACGCCCGCGGCGAGCGCGGTGCGCCGTACGTCGGTCCGGAGCCGTCGTCGATCCACCACACCTTGCTGACCGAGCAGCAAATGCTGGAGCAGCAGAAGAAGTGGTGGCGCTGGCTGGGGGAGAAGTCCGAGTCCGGCGGCACGATCGGCCGCTACGAGGGCGGCATGTACGCCGGTTCGGGCGTCTGGCGGCCCAGTGCGCACTCGATGATGAAGGCGCTCGGGTACTACTTCGACCAGCCGTCGCGCGAGCGGATGACCCAGCGCCTCTCCGCCAAGGCGAACCTGTTCCAGGACAGCACCCCGGCCGGCCCGGTCGCCGCTGACCAGGTCGTTTGGTTGCAGACCCTGCACCCGGTCGACCACGAGCTCGACGTCACCTGGTCCGTCGACGGTACGGCGATCCCGACCGCGAACGCCCGTTCCGTCGACCTGTCCACCCTCGACCTCGCCCCCGGGCAGCACACGCTCACCGCGAGGATTGTCGACAACACAGCGTTCATCCGCGATCCCGCCGTCCGACCGACGGCAATCCGATTGTGGACAATCCAACCGTCTGCCATCGCACCCCAGTCGATGGCGCCGGCCTTCACCGGATCCACCTCGACCGAGCACCCGGTGAGCGCGGACGAGGTCGTGTACGCCGAGACCGCGCAGTCCACCGGCGCGATCGTGTGGAAAGTCGACGGTCGGATTGTCGACAACCCAGGCAACGATCGCGACCTCGCGCTCGCACCGCTGAAGCTGACGGGGCGGCACACGCTGACGGCACAGACCGGCTCCGAGACGCTCATGTGGACGGTCGACGGCGTACAGCCGGTCGTGACGTCGACGCTGTCGAAACCGCTGCTCACAGTGCAGAAACCGAGCGGGCCGGAGTACATCTACAACGACGCGTTCACGATGGGTCTGGCCGCGACGGACGACAGCACGGGGTACGTCGTACCGGAGTTCCGCGTCGACGGGGACGGTTGGTACAACTACTACGGCTGGCCGACCGACGCGTCTGCGCCGTTCCGGTTCACCGCCGAGGGGACCGCGATCGACCAGCTCGTGTACGGGAAGCTCGGCGTGCCACGGATCGTGCCGTGGGATGACGTACCACCTGGGTACGGGCGTCATCAGGTCGAGTACCGCGCGATCGATGCCACCGGCAACATCGGCGACCCGCGCCGGTTCGCCGTCACGCTCCTGCATCCGGCACCGGCCTGTACGACGACACTCACCGGAACGCACCACGGCCCGCTGTATCTCAGCAAAGGCGTCACGTGCCTGACCAACGCGACCGTCAACGGTCCCGTCCAGGTTGCCGCCGGCGCATCCCTCGTCGCCACGGACTCGCGCGTCAACGGCCCTGTCCGCGCCGATCGGGCGGCCGACCTACACCTGCTGCGTTCCACGATCGCCGGACCGGTCAGCGCGAGCGGCCTCACCCGCAGCCTGGTCGCGGTCGGCAGCACCATCCAGGGACCGCTGTCGGTCACGAGCAGCCGCACGACCGACCCGGTCACGCTCGCCGGGAACACCGTCAACGGTCCACTGACCTGCTCGGCCAACACCCCGGCGCCGACCAACCTGCAGGCGCCGAACCGGGTTTCCGGGCCGCGTTCCGGCCAGTGCGCGAAGCTCTGA
- a CDS encoding anthrone oxygenase family protein — translation MNGLRVALLMAATMTTGLVAGVYGIYANAFMPGLAKTDDRTFVGAFTAVDRAIVNPLFLGLGFVGALLFTGLAGLFSLKEKALPWIAVAFVLYLVTMILTMAVNVPLNDALKAAGDPATIDVAAARAAFNESKWVAFNLVRTLLALVSFGLLGWALYLTGKSAAQP, via the coding sequence ATGAACGGACTGCGGGTGGCTCTGCTGATGGCGGCCACGATGACGACGGGCCTGGTGGCCGGCGTGTACGGGATCTACGCGAACGCGTTCATGCCCGGCCTCGCGAAGACCGACGACAGGACCTTCGTCGGAGCGTTCACGGCCGTCGACCGGGCGATCGTGAACCCGCTGTTCCTCGGCCTCGGATTCGTCGGCGCACTGCTCTTCACAGGGCTCGCGGGCCTGTTCAGCCTCAAAGAGAAGGCGCTGCCGTGGATCGCGGTCGCGTTCGTGCTGTACCTGGTCACGATGATCCTGACGATGGCGGTGAACGTACCGCTGAACGACGCACTCAAAGCGGCCGGCGACCCGGCGACGATCGACGTCGCAGCCGCCCGCGCGGCGTTCAACGAGTCGAAATGGGTCGCCTTCAACCTGGTCCGGACCCTGCTCGCGCTGGTCTCGTTCGGCCTCCTCGGCTGGGCCCTCTACCTGACCGGAAAATCCGCCGCTCAGCCGTGA
- a CDS encoding TIGR03936 family radical SAM-associated protein, which translates to MPPVQAPPSQQLPAVQKLRVRFAKRGRLRFTSHRDFQRAFERAVRRAELPVAFSHGFSPHPKISYAGAAPTGAASEAEYLEISLTHERDAEQVRAALDEALPPGLDVLEVVVAGPGALAERLEASEWQIALPGADPEAAAAAVRTFLEQDEILVERMTKRGVRSFDCRAAVLRLTVVSEPGPVAACAILQVVLRHGTPAVRPDDVLAGVLEVATLPVTGPALLTRLAQGPLTTDTGTVEDPLARDRDANQATATGQADPRQTHTAEGDAAAPSVP; encoded by the coding sequence GTGCCACCAGTTCAAGCTCCGCCGTCGCAGCAGCTCCCCGCGGTCCAGAAGCTGCGGGTGAGGTTCGCCAAGCGCGGGCGGCTGCGATTCACCTCACACCGCGACTTCCAGCGGGCGTTCGAGCGCGCCGTACGGCGGGCCGAGCTCCCGGTGGCGTTCTCGCACGGTTTCAGCCCGCACCCGAAGATCTCGTACGCCGGTGCCGCGCCGACCGGAGCCGCCTCCGAGGCGGAGTATCTGGAGATATCGCTCACACACGAGCGGGACGCCGAGCAGGTCCGGGCCGCCCTCGACGAGGCGCTGCCACCCGGTCTGGACGTCCTCGAGGTGGTGGTCGCCGGGCCGGGTGCGCTGGCCGAGCGGCTGGAGGCCAGTGAGTGGCAGATCGCGTTGCCCGGAGCGGATCCGGAGGCGGCGGCCGCAGCGGTGCGGACGTTCCTCGAACAGGACGAAATTCTGGTCGAACGCATGACCAAACGGGGAGTTCGCTCGTTCGACTGTCGGGCTGCTGTTCTCCGACTCACCGTCGTGAGTGAACCGGGGCCGGTTGCGGCGTGTGCGATACTGCAAGTGGTGTTACGGCACGGAACCCCGGCCGTGAGACCCGACGACGTTCTCGCCGGCGTGCTCGAGGTAGCGACGCTCCCGGTGACGGGCCCGGCTCTTTTGACCAGGCTCGCCCAGGGCCCGCTAACCACGGACACCGGCACGGTGGAAGATCCGCTCGCTCGTGACCGCGACGCCAACCAGGCGACCGCGACCGGCCAGGCAGATCCCCGCCAGACGCACACAGCGGAGGGCGACGCCGCCGCTCCCTCTGTGCCCTGA
- a CDS encoding Rne/Rng family ribonuclease, protein MLDNEPTTEAAGTAAPAQSAATRKTAKTAAAKKTTTTRKRAAKKTAEPAAEAAEPAKKTAAKAAAKKAPAKTAAAAPAKKAAAAKKTAKRTTKKAASQDTFPELFAPPAESAEAEPAAAKKTTRKRTTKKTAATPPVDTSAGSASADAPANAGAGEHGGAAEAPAAKRSSRRRTTKSAAGAVDSAASDAPTTASGATTTSSDARTTAPEAPEASVSAEAEAPSARRTRRRPAASAAVLFQAPTADTQAGEPATAKTTQPKTGSTTTQAKTDRPAGAADAAQSVPEPGADEQPAGTRRRRSRRGRDAEARDTTPEPTTDDAPQTVSAEQADGEAEAKPEGRSSRRTRTRAKADTAAKTAAETAAQSDDTDDDTTDADAESADSTADGQGEDGEEGTRRRRRRRGGRRRRKSGDADGADDSADEQSDDEDDESEQDTDAQAADADSDAEADADEDGEAGSSSRRRRRRRRRKGEDSAASPDDPDETVVRVREPRSKTVANEVTAIEGSTRLEAKKQRRREGRAAGRRRAPIVTEAEFLARREAVDRTMVIRSREDVTQIAVSEDNVLVEHYVTTAEQTSLIGNVYLGRVQNVLPSMEAAFIDIGKGRNAVLYAGEVDWATLGGANGPRKIEQVLKSGQAVLVQVTKDPIGHKGARLTNQISLPGRYVVYVPRGGNGGISRKLPDTERNRLKTILKDIVPDEAGVIVRTAAEGASEEELTSDVSRLQAAWEEIDKKSKNGQAPQLLYGEPDLLIRVVRDLFTEDFAKLVVSGDRAYDQVREYVEGVAPHLVDRLEKAQSDVFSDYRIDEQIKKALDRKVWLPSGGSLIIDRTEAMTVVDVNTGKFTGSGGNLEETVTKNNLEAAEEIVRQLRLRDIGGIIVIDFIDMVLESNRDLVLRRLVECLGRDRTKHQVAEVTSLGLVQMTRKRIGTGLLEAFSENCDHCGGRGLILHDEPKESRRRDGRNGQNGGQSNGQDQKPAQAEEGGRKSSRRRRGKGRGDDEQAAESEAAQHNGDAAQKLAQIAAASTKTDEQADGTPEPTGYPVSAGADDHVSPEATGFPAPETAPAASETAEAPAAEAADGADAAQNGAPKSTRRRRSSRSRSKTATDGDEKGSSEPAELVTTGS, encoded by the coding sequence ATGCTCGACAACGAGCCGACCACCGAAGCAGCCGGCACGGCTGCTCCCGCCCAGTCCGCCGCCACTCGCAAGACTGCGAAGACGGCCGCGGCGAAGAAGACCACCACGACGCGGAAGCGCGCCGCGAAGAAGACCGCCGAGCCCGCCGCTGAGGCTGCCGAGCCGGCCAAGAAGACGGCCGCCAAGGCGGCCGCGAAGAAGGCGCCGGCCAAGACGGCCGCGGCGGCCCCCGCGAAGAAGGCCGCGGCCGCCAAGAAGACGGCCAAGCGCACCACGAAGAAGGCCGCGTCCCAGGACACGTTCCCGGAGCTGTTCGCGCCGCCCGCGGAGTCTGCTGAGGCCGAGCCTGCCGCGGCGAAGAAGACCACTCGCAAGCGCACCACCAAGAAGACCGCCGCCACCCCGCCGGTCGACACCTCCGCGGGCTCGGCGTCCGCCGACGCCCCCGCGAACGCCGGGGCCGGCGAGCACGGTGGAGCTGCTGAGGCGCCGGCTGCCAAGCGCAGTTCTCGGCGCCGTACGACGAAGTCCGCCGCGGGAGCGGTCGACTCCGCGGCGTCCGACGCCCCGACCACGGCTTCTGGCGCCACGACCACGTCTTCTGACGCTCGGACGACGGCTCCTGAGGCTCCTGAGGCTTCGGTGAGCGCCGAGGCCGAGGCGCCGAGTGCCCGGCGTACGCGCCGTCGGCCGGCTGCTTCTGCGGCGGTGCTGTTCCAGGCGCCGACCGCCGACACGCAGGCCGGTGAGCCCGCGACTGCCAAGACGACCCAGCCCAAGACCGGGTCCACGACCACCCAGGCCAAGACCGACCGGCCGGCTGGCGCGGCGGATGCAGCCCAGAGCGTCCCGGAGCCGGGCGCCGACGAGCAGCCGGCCGGCACGCGCCGCCGCCGGAGCCGTCGCGGTCGCGACGCCGAGGCCCGCGACACCACGCCCGAGCCGACCACCGACGACGCCCCGCAGACCGTGAGCGCCGAGCAGGCCGACGGCGAAGCCGAGGCGAAGCCAGAAGGCCGGTCCAGCCGCAGGACCCGGACGAGGGCCAAGGCCGACACCGCAGCCAAGACCGCCGCCGAGACCGCCGCCCAGAGCGACGACACCGACGACGACACCACCGACGCCGACGCGGAGTCTGCCGACAGCACCGCCGACGGACAGGGTGAGGACGGCGAGGAGGGCACCCGCCGTCGCCGCCGCCGTCGTGGCGGTCGCCGTCGCCGCAAGTCCGGTGACGCGGACGGCGCGGACGACAGCGCCGACGAGCAGTCCGACGACGAGGACGACGAGTCCGAGCAGGACACCGACGCCCAGGCCGCTGACGCTGATTCCGACGCCGAGGCCGACGCGGACGAGGACGGCGAAGCGGGCAGCTCGTCCCGCCGTCGCCGCCGTCGTCGTCGCCGCAAGGGCGAGGACAGCGCCGCGTCCCCCGACGACCCGGACGAGACCGTCGTACGGGTCCGTGAACCGCGCAGCAAGACCGTGGCGAACGAGGTCACCGCGATCGAGGGCTCGACCCGTCTCGAGGCGAAGAAGCAGCGTCGCCGCGAGGGCCGCGCCGCCGGCCGCCGCCGTGCGCCGATCGTCACCGAGGCCGAGTTCCTGGCCCGGCGCGAGGCGGTCGATCGGACGATGGTGATCCGGTCCCGCGAGGACGTGACCCAGATCGCGGTCTCCGAGGACAACGTCCTGGTCGAGCACTACGTGACGACCGCGGAGCAGACCTCGCTGATCGGCAACGTGTACCTCGGCCGCGTGCAGAACGTGCTGCCCAGCATGGAAGCCGCGTTCATCGACATCGGCAAGGGCCGCAACGCGGTCCTGTACGCCGGTGAGGTGGACTGGGCGACCCTTGGTGGCGCCAACGGCCCGCGCAAGATCGAGCAGGTGCTGAAGTCCGGCCAGGCGGTCCTGGTCCAGGTGACCAAGGACCCGATCGGCCACAAGGGCGCCCGTCTCACGAACCAGATCAGCCTGCCCGGCCGGTACGTCGTGTACGTGCCGCGCGGCGGCAACGGCGGCATCAGCCGCAAGCTGCCCGACACCGAGCGGAACCGGCTGAAGACGATCCTCAAGGACATCGTCCCGGACGAGGCCGGCGTCATCGTCCGGACCGCCGCCGAGGGTGCCTCGGAGGAGGAGCTGACCTCCGACGTCAGTCGCCTGCAGGCCGCCTGGGAAGAGATCGACAAGAAGTCCAAGAACGGTCAGGCCCCGCAGCTGCTGTACGGCGAGCCCGACCTGCTGATCCGCGTCGTACGGGATCTGTTCACCGAGGACTTCGCCAAGCTGGTCGTCTCCGGCGACCGTGCCTACGACCAGGTCCGCGAGTACGTCGAGGGCGTCGCGCCGCACCTGGTCGACCGGCTCGAGAAGGCCCAGAGCGACGTCTTCTCGGACTACCGGATCGACGAGCAGATCAAGAAGGCGCTGGACCGCAAGGTCTGGCTGCCGTCCGGCGGCTCGCTGATCATCGACCGCACCGAGGCGATGACCGTCGTCGACGTGAACACCGGCAAGTTCACCGGGTCCGGCGGCAACCTCGAGGAGACCGTCACCAAGAACAACCTGGAGGCGGCCGAAGAGATCGTCCGGCAGCTCCGGCTCCGCGACATCGGCGGCATCATCGTCATCGACTTCATCGACATGGTGCTCGAGTCGAACCGCGACCTGGTGCTGCGCCGGCTGGTCGAGTGCCTGGGCCGCGACCGGACCAAGCACCAGGTGGCCGAGGTCACCTCGCTCGGCCTGGTCCAGATGACCCGGAAGCGGATCGGTACCGGCCTGCTCGAGGCGTTCAGCGAGAACTGCGACCACTGCGGTGGCCGCGGGCTGATCCTGCACGACGAGCCGAAGGAGTCGCGTCGCCGCGACGGCCGTAACGGCCAGAACGGCGGCCAGAGCAACGGTCAGGACCAGAAGCCTGCGCAGGCGGAGGAGGGCGGCCGGAAGAGCTCGCGCCGCCGCCGCGGCAAGGGCCGGGGCGACGACGAGCAGGCCGCTGAGTCCGAGGCGGCGCAGCACAACGGCGACGCCGCCCAGAAGCTGGCCCAGATCGCCGCCGCGTCCACGAAGACGGACGAGCAGGCCGACGGTACGCCGGAACCCACCGGCTACCCGGTGTCAGCCGGCGCCGACGACCACGTGAGCCCTGAGGCGACCGGCTTCCCGGCCCCCGAGACGGCTCCGGCCGCCTCGGAGACTGCGGAGGCACCGGCCGCTGAGGCTGCCGACGGAGCGGACGCCGCGCAGAACGGCGCCCCGAAGAGCACCCGGCGGCGGCGCAGCAGCCGCAGCCGGAGCAAGACCGCTACCGACGGTGACGAGAAGGGCTCGAGCGAGCCCGCTGAACTGGTCACCACCGGCAGCTGA
- the rplU gene encoding 50S ribosomal protein L21 produces the protein MYAIVRSGGTQQKVAVGDVIEIDSLTDEVGDTVSLPAVLVVDGDTVTADAAALANVAVSAEVLGRTKGPKIHILKYKNKTGYRKRQGHRQHYTQVKVTAIDAKKK, from the coding sequence GTGTACGCGATCGTGCGCAGTGGCGGCACCCAGCAGAAGGTCGCCGTCGGCGATGTCATCGAGATCGACAGCCTGACCGACGAGGTGGGCGACACTGTGTCGCTGCCGGCGGTTCTCGTCGTGGATGGCGACACCGTGACGGCCGACGCTGCGGCGCTGGCCAACGTGGCCGTGTCGGCCGAGGTTCTGGGCCGCACCAAGGGCCCCAAGATCCACATCCTCAAGTACAAGAACAAGACCGGTTACCGCAAGCGCCAGGGGCACCGTCAGCACTACACCCAGGTCAAGGTCACCGCGATCGACGCGAAGAAGAAGTGA
- the rpmA gene encoding 50S ribosomal protein L27, with the protein MAHKKGAASTRNGRDSNAQRLGVKRYGGQLVNAGEIIVRQRGTHFHPGNLVGRGGDDTLFALAEGHVEFGTRRGRRVVNIVPAPAE; encoded by the coding sequence ATGGCACACAAAAAGGGAGCAGCGTCGACCCGTAACGGTCGCGACTCCAACGCCCAGCGCCTCGGCGTGAAGCGGTACGGCGGTCAGCTGGTCAACGCCGGCGAGATCATCGTCCGTCAGCGCGGCACCCACTTCCACCCGGGCAACCTGGTCGGCCGTGGCGGCGACGACACGCTGTTCGCGCTGGCCGAGGGCCACGTGGAGTTCGGCACCCGGCGCGGTCGCCGCGTCGTCAACATCGTCCCGGCCCCGGCGGAGTAA
- the obgE gene encoding GTPase ObgE: MAIPSFVDRVTVHVTAGRGGNGCASVHREKFKPLGGPDGGNGGDGGSVILRVDPDVTTLVDYHRSSHRTATNGAQGKGDHQAGGNGGDVILGVPDGTVIGTASGEVLADLVGPGAEFVAAQGGKGGLGNAALASSSRKAPGFALLGEEGEERTLVLELKVVADVGLVGFPSAGKSSLIAAISRARPKIADYPFTTLIPNLGVVVAGETTFTVADVPGLIEGASEGRGLGHDFLRHVERCAALVHVIDCATYEPGRDPLSDLDTIEGELAAHGGLEDRPRLVALNKIDVPDAREIAEMVQAELEERGLRVFPISTASHEGLEALKFAMAEIVVRRRAEQAKPDTTRIVIRPQVQGGPEFKVKKLPEDGGWLVQGQKPERWVKQTDFANAEATGYLADRLNRLGVEDELLKRGATPGDAVVIGDGPNAIVFDFAPDVQAGAEILARRGEDHRLEEDRPAAQRRRAKDTEYHAFREGERTEDWSEYGRNWDADEVDLSPAEAKRAADAAAKLARKEARELAAQEELDQNG, encoded by the coding sequence ATGGCCATCCCCAGCTTCGTCGACCGCGTTACGGTGCACGTCACCGCGGGCCGCGGCGGAAACGGCTGCGCCTCGGTGCACCGGGAGAAGTTCAAGCCGCTCGGCGGCCCCGACGGCGGGAACGGCGGTGACGGCGGCAGCGTGATCCTGCGCGTCGACCCGGACGTGACGACGCTCGTCGACTACCACCGCTCCAGCCACCGCACCGCCACGAACGGTGCCCAGGGCAAGGGTGACCACCAGGCCGGCGGCAACGGCGGCGACGTGATCCTCGGCGTCCCGGACGGCACCGTCATCGGTACGGCGAGCGGCGAAGTACTCGCGGACCTGGTCGGACCGGGCGCGGAGTTCGTTGCGGCGCAGGGCGGCAAGGGCGGTCTGGGCAACGCGGCGCTGGCGAGCAGCTCGCGCAAGGCGCCCGGGTTCGCGCTGCTCGGTGAGGAGGGCGAGGAGCGCACGCTCGTCCTGGAGCTGAAGGTCGTCGCCGACGTCGGCCTGGTCGGGTTCCCGAGCGCCGGCAAGTCGTCGCTGATCGCCGCGATCAGCCGCGCCCGGCCGAAGATCGCCGATTACCCGTTCACCACCCTGATCCCGAACCTCGGCGTGGTCGTTGCCGGGGAGACCACGTTCACCGTCGCCGACGTACCCGGTCTGATCGAGGGTGCGAGCGAGGGACGCGGGCTCGGGCACGACTTCCTGCGGCACGTGGAGCGGTGCGCCGCGCTGGTGCATGTGATCGACTGCGCGACGTACGAGCCGGGCCGGGATCCGTTGAGCGACCTCGACACGATCGAGGGGGAACTCGCGGCGCACGGCGGCCTCGAGGACCGGCCGCGACTCGTTGCCCTGAACAAGATCGACGTACCGGACGCCCGCGAGATCGCCGAGATGGTGCAGGCCGAGCTGGAGGAGCGCGGGCTGCGGGTGTTCCCGATCTCGACCGCTTCGCACGAAGGCCTGGAGGCCTTGAAGTTCGCGATGGCCGAGATCGTCGTACGGCGGCGTGCGGAGCAGGCGAAACCCGACACCACGCGGATCGTGATCCGGCCGCAGGTGCAGGGCGGGCCCGAGTTCAAGGTGAAGAAGCTGCCGGAGGACGGCGGCTGGCTGGTGCAGGGCCAGAAGCCCGAGCGCTGGGTGAAGCAGACCGACTTCGCGAACGCGGAAGCGACCGGGTACCTCGCCGACCGGCTGAACCGGCTCGGGGTCGAGGACGAGCTGCTCAAGCGCGGTGCGACCCCGGGCGACGCGGTCGTGATCGGGGACGGGCCGAACGCGATCGTGTTCGACTTCGCGCCCGACGTCCAGGCCGGTGCGGAGATCCTCGCCCGGCGCGGTGAGGACCACCGGCTCGAGGAGGATCGTCCGGCGGCGCAGCGGCGGCGGGCGAAGGACACCGAGTACCACGCCTTCCGCGAGGGGGAGCGGACCGAGGACTGGTCGGAGTACGGCCGGAACTGGGACGCCGACGAGGTCGACCTGTCCCCGGCCGAGGCGAAACGAGCAGCGGACGCTGCGGCGAAGCTGGCGCGCAAGGAAGCGCGCGAGCTGGCGGCGCAGGAGGAACTCGACCAGAACGGTTGA